From a region of the Malania oleifera isolate guangnan ecotype guangnan chromosome 12, ASM2987363v1, whole genome shotgun sequence genome:
- the LOC131144723 gene encoding OVARIAN TUMOR DOMAIN-containing deubiquitinating enzyme 4-like, whose translation MTKSDVYLGIPGDGRCLFRSVVHGACLREGISTPSETRQKELADELRARVVDEFIKRRADTEWFLEGDFDTYVKQMQQPHTWGGEPELLMSSHVLEMPIKVYMRDKSNCLKTIAEYGQEYGKENPIRVLYHGYGHYDALQIPVDGPKPKLNKRR comes from the exons ATGACGAAATCAGATGTTTATCTCG GCATACCTGGAGATGGAAGGTGTTTGTTTCGTTCAGTGGTTCATGGTGCTTGCCTGAGAGAAGGGATATCAACTCCAAGTGAGACCCGTCAAAAAGAACTTGCCGATGAGCTAAGAGCTAGA GTGGTGGATGAATTCATCAAAAGGCGTGCTGACACTGAATg GTTTCTTGAAGGTGATTTTGACACATACGTTAAACAGATGCAACAGCCCCACACTTGGGGTGGAGAACCTGAGCTGCTCATGTCCTCACATGTCCTGGA GATGCCCATTAAAGTTTACATGCGGGACAAAAGTAATTGCCTTAAAACCATAGCAGAATATGGTCAAGAATATGGCAAGGAAAACCCAATCCGTGTCCTCTATCATGGTTATGGACACTACGATGCCTTGCAAATTCCTGTTGACGGCCCGAAACCTAAGTT GAACAAGAGAAGATGA